One window of Jannaschia sp. CCS1 genomic DNA carries:
- a CDS encoding sensor histidine kinase, with protein sequence MRDRPAPVPLTRPRATRSRRAIWAVVLAALLALGAILAALPRIERFYLRQAGTEHAATLALATQVLRGALERTQALPALIADRTILQQLLAEPDNDGIVPFTNELLRQSALSLDVSDIYVLDTEGRTIASSNYRTDHSFIGQSFAYRPYFLDAMDAGLGRFHALGTTSGQRGYFFASPVIENTRIIGVVVVKLRLDVFEEAWAASDATVMVTDINNVIFLSDRQDWHFRTTSPLREPVRNLIARTRQYPVSMLSPLGLDVAPLDPDLGPDLELVAVGDESFVRQTTLIAAPGWRVSILTPTGPALQQAWTAALLLALVVVMLGFVAATMLGRRARLIERLAAEQSLASLLEARVTERTGELKAEVEERRATEARLRKTQAELVQAGKLAALGQMSAALSHEFNQPLAAVKSYAENAGTFLDRGRMDEARGNIQRISGLADRMAAISKHLRNFARRPGDKTGPVPLRPVIADALELMAPRLRDADVRYDPPRVEVWARGGRVRLQQVVVNLLGNALDAMAQVDPPTIEITLTGGDAPQIAVRDIGPGLSDEALAHAFDPFFTTKEPGQGLGLGLSISYNIIGDFGGRLSAENHAGGGAIFRVTLEAATPQAPGLEARELAAE encoded by the coding sequence ATGCGTGACCGGCCCGCACCCGTTCCTTTGACCCGTCCCCGCGCGACCCGATCGCGCCGGGCGATCTGGGCCGTGGTGCTGGCGGCCCTTCTGGCGCTTGGCGCGATATTGGCCGCTCTGCCCCGGATCGAGCGCTTTTACCTCCGCCAGGCCGGGACCGAACATGCGGCCACTCTGGCCCTTGCCACCCAGGTCCTGCGCGGCGCGCTGGAGCGCACGCAAGCGCTGCCCGCCCTGATCGCGGACCGCACGATTTTGCAACAGCTGCTGGCCGAGCCCGACAATGACGGCATCGTGCCCTTCACCAATGAGTTGTTGCGCCAATCCGCCCTGTCGCTTGATGTCTCCGATATCTACGTGCTCGATACCGAGGGGCGCACCATTGCGTCGTCCAATTATCGCACCGATCATTCCTTCATCGGCCAGAGCTTCGCCTACCGCCCCTATTTCCTCGACGCCATGGATGCGGGGTTGGGTCGGTTCCACGCCCTTGGCACGACATCCGGCCAGCGTGGGTATTTCTTCGCCTCCCCAGTGATCGAGAACACGCGGATCATCGGCGTTGTCGTCGTCAAGCTGCGCCTTGATGTGTTTGAAGAGGCCTGGGCCGCATCTGACGCGACGGTGATGGTGACCGATATCAACAACGTGATTTTCCTGTCCGACCGCCAGGATTGGCACTTTCGCACCACATCCCCCCTGCGCGAGCCGGTGCGGAACCTGATCGCGCGCACCCGGCAATACCCCGTGTCGATGCTGTCGCCCCTTGGCCTCGACGTCGCCCCCCTTGACCCTGATCTGGGCCCTGACCTGGAGCTGGTGGCTGTGGGGGATGAAAGTTTCGTGCGCCAGACCACCCTGATCGCCGCCCCCGGATGGCGGGTCAGCATCCTGACGCCCACAGGGCCTGCCCTGCAACAGGCCTGGACCGCCGCGCTGTTGCTGGCGCTGGTTGTCGTTATGCTCGGCTTTGTGGCGGCCACCATGCTTGGACGGCGCGCGCGGTTGATCGAGCGGTTGGCGGCAGAGCAATCGCTGGCCAGCCTGCTGGAGGCCCGCGTGACCGAGCGGACCGGAGAGTTGAAGGCCGAGGTGGAGGAGCGTCGCGCGACCGAGGCGCGTTTGCGCAAGACCCAGGCGGAGCTGGTGCAGGCGGGCAAGCTGGCGGCCCTTGGGCAAATGTCCGCCGCACTTAGCCATGAGTTCAATCAGCCGCTGGCGGCGGTCAAATCCTACGCTGAGAATGCGGGCACCTTCCTGGATCGGGGCCGCATGGATGAGGCGCGCGGCAATATTCAGCGGATCAGCGGTTTGGCCGACCGGATGGCCGCAATATCCAAACACCTGCGCAACTTCGCGCGGCGCCCCGGTGACAAGACCGGCCCGGTGCCGCTCCGGCCCGTGATCGCAGATGCATTGGAGTTGATGGCCCCGCGCCTGCGCGACGCGGATGTGCGCTATGATCCGCCCCGGGTCGAGGTTTGGGCGCGCGGCGGTCGGGTGCGCCTGCAACAGGTGGTGGTGAACCTTCTGGGCAATGCGCTGGACGCGATGGCCCAGGTGGATCCTCCGACAATCGAGATCACGCTGACGGGCGGCGACGCCCCGCAGATCGCCGTGCGCGACATCGGCCCCGGCCTCTCGGACGAGGCGCTGGCCCATGCCTTCGATCCCTTTTTCACCACCAAGGAGCCGGGACAGGGCCTTGGGCTCGGCCTGTCGATCTCCTACAATATCATCGGCGACTTTGGGGGGCGTTTGTCGGCCGAGAACCACGCCGGGGGCGGCGCGATCTTCCGCGTCACGCTGGAGGCCGCCACGCCTCAGGCCCCGGGTCTTGAAGCACGGGAGCTGGCCGCCGAATGA
- a CDS encoding DVUA0089 family protein, which yields MKFTVSALATTAIIGLMAGAASAQTTEIILPAAGLSCGGVGETGQWMGGTSEASDIATAPEALTLSGLPIALDGNTVGYFSVSETMDVRIEAQPMGGGDSVIELYDEAGVLIVTDDDSGGGWASRAETSLAPGNYCLATRGYAGGDLVTDMRVGRLEHETITEGLGGGFFGGGDSYFVGVDACTAETDATALFEGPLDAQLGEGGGISVANSIDGVPYYRFTLASPQAISITAENPSADPYIYIFDGNGGLLAENDDYQSLNSRVDFTAPLPPGDYCIGMRALGDPTLPVTVSVTGYDAAAALAELYDRGDAAPPMDGSYPILDLGVLPGRSVRDAQISGTTATWYAFEVDQHGAVVIDAVEVTDSDPMLILFNDLGQEIAFNDDHGGSLNSQITARVQAGRYLLAVRQYSEGYNGIIRIATERFVPAP from the coding sequence ATGAAGTTCACGGTTTCTGCTTTGGCGACGACCGCAATTATTGGCCTGATGGCTGGCGCGGCCTCGGCCCAGACCACAGAAATTATTCTGCCCGCTGCGGGTCTGTCCTGCGGAGGGGTGGGGGAGACCGGTCAATGGATGGGCGGCACCTCGGAGGCGTCCGACATCGCGACCGCCCCAGAGGCCCTGACGCTGTCGGGCCTGCCGATTGCACTGGATGGCAACACGGTGGGCTATTTCAGCGTGTCAGAGACAATGGATGTGCGGATCGAGGCGCAGCCCATGGGCGGCGGCGACAGTGTGATCGAGCTTTATGACGAGGCGGGCGTCCTGATCGTGACCGACGACGACAGCGGGGGCGGTTGGGCCTCGCGCGCGGAGACGTCGCTGGCCCCGGGCAATTACTGCCTTGCAACCCGCGGCTATGCGGGCGGCGATCTGGTGACCGATATGCGCGTGGGCCGGTTGGAGCATGAGACGATTACCGAAGGTCTGGGTGGCGGCTTCTTTGGCGGTGGTGACAGCTATTTCGTGGGCGTTGATGCCTGCACGGCGGAGACGGACGCGACCGCCCTGTTTGAGGGTCCCTTGGACGCGCAACTGGGCGAAGGCGGCGGCATCAGCGTTGCCAATTCCATCGACGGCGTGCCCTATTACCGCTTCACCCTGGCCAGCCCCCAGGCGATTTCCATCACGGCAGAGAACCCGTCGGCGGACCCCTACATCTACATTTTCGATGGCAATGGCGGACTTCTGGCGGAGAACGACGATTACCAATCGCTCAACAGCCGGGTGGATTTCACTGCGCCACTGCCGCCGGGCGATTATTGCATCGGCATGCGGGCCCTGGGCGACCCGACCCTGCCGGTGACGGTATCGGTGACGGGCTATGATGCGGCGGCGGCGCTGGCTGAGTTGTATGACCGGGGCGACGCGGCCCCGCCGATGGACGGCTCCTACCCGATCCTTGATCTGGGTGTTTTGCCGGGCCGGTCGGTGCGCGATGCCCAGATCTCAGGCACGACGGCCACGTGGTATGCCTTTGAGGTTGATCAGCACGGGGCCGTGGTGATTGACGCGGTGGAGGTCACGGACAGCGATCCGATGCTGATCCTGTTCAATGATCTGGGCCAGGAGATTGCCTTCAACGACGACCATGGCGGCTCTCTCAACAGTCAGATCACCGCGCGCGTCCAGGCGGGCCGGTATTTGCTGGCCGTGCGTCAGTATTCAGAGGGCTATAACGGCATCATCCGCATCGCGACGGAGCGGTTTGTTCCCGCGCCGTGA
- the tpiA gene encoding triose-phosphate isomerase — protein sequence MARKLAAGNWKMNGVEADLAEVDALGEAVAAANCDVLLCPPATLIAPMAKRAGLMDLYVGGQTCHTAASGAHTGDVSAAMLADAGASHVILGHSERRADHGERSEDVAAQVTAAIDANLIAIICVGETEAERDANVTLNVVSSQLAGSIPTGATPAQIVVAYEPVWAIGTGRTPTLEQIAEVHDHIRSELAARRGSAANDIPLLYGGSVKPGNAAEIFAVSNVDGALVGGASLKASDFGGIIAALSAA from the coding sequence ATGGCACGGAAACTGGCGGCAGGCAATTGGAAGATGAACGGGGTAGAGGCCGATTTGGCCGAGGTGGACGCTTTGGGCGAGGCTGTTGCGGCGGCCAATTGCGACGTCTTGCTGTGCCCGCCCGCGACGCTGATTGCGCCGATGGCCAAGCGCGCGGGGTTGATGGACCTCTATGTCGGCGGCCAGACATGCCATACGGCCGCGTCGGGCGCGCACACTGGCGACGTGTCGGCGGCGATGCTGGCCGACGCGGGCGCGAGCCACGTGATCCTTGGCCATTCGGAACGACGCGCAGACCATGGCGAGCGCAGCGAAGATGTGGCGGCCCAGGTCACGGCCGCCATTGACGCCAACCTGATCGCGATCATCTGCGTCGGCGAAACCGAAGCCGAGCGTGATGCGAATGTGACCCTGAACGTCGTCTCCAGCCAGTTGGCAGGCTCCATCCCCACCGGCGCCACGCCCGCGCAGATCGTCGTGGCCTATGAGCCCGTCTGGGCCATCGGCACGGGCCGCACGCCGACGCTGGAACAGATTGCCGAGGTCCATGATCACATCCGGTCTGAACTGGCCGCGCGCCGGGGCAGCGCCGCCAATGATATCCCGCTGCTCTATGGCGGATCGGTCAAGCCCGGCAATGCCGCAGAGATCTTTGCGGTGTCCAATGTGGACGGCGCGCTGGTCGGTGGCGCATCGTTGAAGGCGTCGGATTTCGGCGGAATTATCGCCGCCCTGTCCGCCGCCTGA
- a CDS encoding isopenicillin N synthase family dioxygenase, with product MIPHIDANALAARDPDALAATKIGVEDVGFLTLHNTALTADQVRATLAAYRTFFKGDVANKQAVNMNVTGSNRGWGGAGSEQVDPDANADYKEVFDCGVELPKDDPFARLPVYAPNQWPARPDGFQQAVEGYFTAARVVCLDLLQGISAAIGADPTYFADKFAKPMALLRGNYYPERPDWAGEKDFGIAAHTDYGCLTLLATDGQPGLEVQMRDGAWVPVQAEPGTFIINFGEMLEMWTANPDGGGQIRATPHRVVGGAHERISIPLFFNPVYDTNVTPPGTPRLSAGEHLSRRYQETYTHLQDTE from the coding sequence ATGATCCCGCATATCGACGCAAACGCCCTCGCCGCCCGTGACCCGGACGCCCTGGCCGCCACCAAGATCGGGGTGGAGGATGTGGGCTTCCTGACCCTTCACAACACGGCGCTGACGGCGGATCAGGTGCGTGCCACGCTTGCCGCATATCGCACCTTCTTCAAAGGCGATGTCGCCAACAAGCAGGCGGTGAACATGAATGTCACAGGCTCCAATCGCGGCTGGGGCGGGGCGGGGTCCGAACAGGTCGATCCTGACGCCAACGCGGACTACAAGGAGGTCTTCGATTGCGGGGTGGAGCTGCCCAAGGACGATCCCTTCGCGCGGTTGCCCGTCTATGCGCCCAACCAATGGCCCGCGCGGCCCGACGGGTTTCAGCAGGCGGTGGAGGGGTATTTCACCGCCGCCCGCGTGGTGTGTCTGGACCTGTTGCAAGGCATTTCCGCGGCCATCGGCGCGGATCCCACCTATTTCGCGGACAAGTTCGCCAAGCCGATGGCGCTTCTGCGCGGCAATTATTACCCGGAACGGCCCGATTGGGCGGGGGAGAAGGATTTCGGCATCGCGGCGCACACTGATTACGGCTGCCTGACGCTTTTGGCGACCGATGGCCAGCCGGGTCTTGAGGTGCAGATGCGCGACGGGGCGTGGGTGCCGGTGCAGGCCGAGCCGGGCACCTTCATCATCAATTTCGGTGAAATGCTGGAGATGTGGACCGCCAATCCCGACGGCGGTGGCCAGATCCGCGCCACGCCGCACCGGGTGGTGGGCGGCGCCCATGAGCGGATCTCCATCCCGCTATTCTTCAACCCGGTCTATGATACCAATGTCACGCCGCCGGGCACGCCACGCCTGAGTGCGGGCGAGCACCTCTCAAGACGGTATCAGGAAACGTATACGCATTTGCAGGACACGGAGTGA